Below is a genomic region from Paraburkholderia phenazinium.
ACGTTACCTCGCCATGTGGTGTGCAGTTGTGCTGCTCGTTGCCTGCGCGGCGCTCGCCGCGGCACATCATCTGTCGTGGTTCTGGATCATCGTCCCCGCATTGCTCGTCGCGCTCGGTCTGTTCGATCTGACCCAGGAACGCCATGCGATCCTGCGCAACTATCCGTTGTGGGGCCACTTCCGGTTCATGTTCGAATTCATCCGGCCTGAGATCCGCCAGTATTTCGTCGAAGACGACACCGACGAAAAGCCGTTCTCGCGCGCCCAGCGCAGCATCGTTTATCAGCGTGCGAAGAACGATGTCGACAGCCGCCCGTACGGCACCGAACTCGACGTCAAGGCGGTAGCGCACGAGTGGATCAGCCACTCGCTCGCCCCCACCCAGCTCGACGGTCACGACTTCCGCGTGGTGGTCGGCCCGGACCGTGCGCAACCCTACTCGATGTCGATCTTCAACGTCTCGGCAATGAGCTTCGGCTCGCTCTCGGCCAACGCCATCATGGCGCTCAACCTCGGCGCCAGGAAAGGCAACTTCGCGCACGACACGGGCGAAGGCTCGATGTCGAAGTATCACCGCGAGCATGGCGGCGACATCATCTGGGAAATTGCTTCGGGCTACTTCGGTTGTCGCAACGACGACGGCTCCTTCAATGCCGACAAGTTCGCCAGGCAGGCAAAAGAGCCGCAGGTGAAGATGATTGAAGTGAAGCTGTCGCAAGGCGCGAAGCCGGGTCACGGCGGCGTGCTGCCGGCGGCCAAGATCACGCCGGAAATCGCCGAGACGCGGGGCGTGCCGATGGGCCGCGACTGCATCTCGCCCGCCACGCACTCCGAATTCTCGACGCCGCGCGGCCTGCTCGAATTCGTCGAGCGCCTGCGCACGCTGTCCGG
It encodes:
- a CDS encoding FMN-binding glutamate synthase family protein, whose amino-acid sequence is MFSRRYLAMWCAVVLLVACAALAAAHHLSWFWIIVPALLVALGLFDLTQERHAILRNYPLWGHFRFMFEFIRPEIRQYFVEDDTDEKPFSRAQRSIVYQRAKNDVDSRPYGTELDVKAVAHEWISHSLAPTQLDGHDFRVVVGPDRAQPYSMSIFNVSAMSFGSLSANAIMALNLGARKGNFAHDTGEGSMSKYHREHGGDIIWEIASGYFGCRNDDGSFNADKFARQAKEPQVKMIEVKLSQGAKPGHGGVLPAAKITPEIAETRGVPMGRDCISPATHSEFSTPRGLLEFVERLRTLSGGKPTGFKLCIGHPWEFFGIAKAMLETGILPDFIVVDGAEGGTGAAPLEFTDHVGVPLQEGLLLVHNTLVGIGLRQRIRIGASGKMITAFDITKTLAIGADWVNSARGFMFAVGCIQAQTCHTGRCPTGVATQDPVRQRALVVLDKSDRVLNFHHNTLHALQEIIQAAGLKHPAELRAHHIVRRVSSHEVSLMSDLLKYLEPNDLLNGNYRYSLYEKWWPVASAESFAPKVELAAT